In Roseiconus lacunae, a genomic segment contains:
- a CDS encoding acyl carrier protein, giving the protein MTPAEIREEIIDILEDISPDEDLDDLKDDVAFREQLELDSMDFLDIVMELRKRHRVQIPEEDYGALASMSSTVEYLEPKMRDIVKS; this is encoded by the coding sequence ATGACGCCAGCCGAAATCCGCGAAGAAATCATTGACATTCTCGAAGACATTTCGCCGGACGAAGATCTGGATGATTTGAAAGACGACGTTGCCTTCCGCGAGCAACTCGAACTCGACAGCATGGACTTTCTGGACATCGTGATGGAATTGCGTAAGCGTCACCGTGTTCAAATCCCCGAAGAGGACTACGGTGCTTTGGCGAGCATGAGCTCGACCGTTGAGTACCTTGAACCCAAGATGCGCGACATCGTCAAGTCGTAG
- a CDS encoding prenyltransferase/squalene oxidase repeat-containing protein, which yields MSLSPPASTPVEIARSQARWALDRLRRQLLEARQEDGHWTGTLSPSALSTATAVSAMCAVLADRETHPKASVDRSSVSLRQLIRRGMDYLRRQQNTDGGFGDTDRSHSNIATSYLVLAASTLADKRGFDALDPGQLERLNGYLDRSGRLNGLRARYGKDKTFVVPIMNNMAIAGLISWDDVAALPFEAAIFPQSMYRFLQMPVVSYAIPALVAIGQARHFLGRKTVFPLRLLRSMSIGRTLRVLRRMQPESGGYLEATPLTAFVVMSLAATGRSGLQVVDEGLKFLQASILDDGSWPIDTNLATWVTSLSVHALASDPEDNGDWYSDELLDWHLGCQHQERHPFTGAEPGGWGWTDLTGAVPDSDDTPAAILALGCMRRFADAARIEKLDQAVRQGESWLRRLQNRNGGWPTFCRGWGKLPFDRSSTDLTAHAIRAIRSIDHQAAADKDRVAIRSGIRFLEREQQVSGAWLPLWFGNQDREDESNPIYGTAKVLVAGAVCSSRRDKGVDFLIRQQNADGGWGGGQSLSEKIAKLAKSDPEMREIDPKFSHEITSSVEETALAVEALAAVLLQLRSVENDGEQPFQRSNSGAQVLEKGVSSSNRVVEVTGGELPGKRNNLVGGQVVAAGNEPVIEAILRGVEFLVQSVRDRRHEVAWPIGFYFAKLWYHERLYPLIFATTALGKFLRATETEINHHWPK from the coding sequence TTGTCTCTTTCCCCCCCAGCTAGCACACCGGTCGAAATCGCTCGCTCGCAGGCGCGGTGGGCGTTGGATCGTTTGCGGCGGCAGTTGCTTGAGGCACGACAGGAGGACGGTCACTGGACGGGGACGTTATCACCGAGTGCCCTGTCGACCGCGACGGCAGTTAGCGCGATGTGCGCGGTACTTGCGGATCGCGAAACTCACCCCAAAGCATCCGTCGACCGATCAAGCGTGTCGCTTCGGCAATTGATTCGTCGTGGGATGGACTATCTGCGCCGCCAACAAAACACCGATGGCGGTTTCGGCGATACCGATCGCAGCCATTCGAACATTGCGACAAGCTACCTCGTGCTTGCCGCGTCCACGCTCGCTGACAAGCGGGGATTCGATGCACTCGACCCTGGACAACTCGAACGCTTGAATGGGTACCTCGATCGGAGCGGGCGACTGAATGGCTTGCGCGCACGCTATGGCAAAGACAAGACGTTCGTCGTCCCCATCATGAACAACATGGCGATCGCGGGACTGATCTCCTGGGACGATGTCGCGGCACTTCCTTTTGAAGCGGCGATCTTCCCGCAGTCAATGTACCGTTTTCTGCAGATGCCGGTCGTTAGTTACGCGATTCCGGCGCTCGTCGCGATCGGACAAGCGAGGCATTTCCTAGGCCGAAAAACGGTGTTCCCGCTGCGGTTGCTCCGATCGATGTCAATCGGTCGAACCCTGCGTGTCCTGCGACGAATGCAACCCGAAAGTGGCGGCTATCTCGAAGCGACCCCTCTAACCGCGTTTGTGGTGATGAGTCTTGCGGCGACAGGTCGTAGTGGTTTGCAAGTGGTCGACGAAGGGCTGAAGTTTTTGCAAGCCTCGATTCTGGACGACGGAAGCTGGCCGATCGATACCAACTTAGCAACTTGGGTCACATCACTTTCGGTTCACGCGCTTGCATCCGATCCCGAAGACAATGGCGATTGGTACAGCGACGAGCTGTTGGATTGGCATTTGGGTTGTCAGCACCAAGAGCGTCACCCGTTCACCGGGGCCGAGCCGGGGGGCTGGGGCTGGACTGATTTGACAGGCGCGGTGCCCGACAGTGATGACACGCCGGCTGCGATCCTTGCTTTGGGGTGTATGCGTCGCTTTGCCGATGCCGCTCGAATCGAAAAATTGGATCAGGCGGTCCGTCAGGGTGAATCATGGCTGCGACGTCTGCAAAATCGAAATGGTGGTTGGCCGACGTTTTGCCGAGGCTGGGGAAAGCTGCCTTTCGATCGTAGCAGCACCGATTTAACGGCCCACGCGATTCGTGCGATTCGCTCGATCGATCACCAAGCGGCGGCCGACAAGGATCGCGTCGCGATTCGATCCGGCATTCGTTTTCTCGAACGCGAGCAACAGGTCAGCGGAGCCTGGTTACCGCTGTGGTTTGGCAACCAGGACCGCGAAGACGAATCCAATCCAATCTATGGTACGGCCAAGGTTTTAGTCGCCGGTGCGGTCTGTTCGAGCCGCCGAGACAAGGGGGTCGACTTTCTAATCCGCCAGCAAAACGCCGATGGTGGTTGGGGGGGCGGCCAATCGCTCTCCGAAAAGATCGCCAAGCTTGCCAAATCGGATCCAGAAATGCGAGAAATCGATCCAAAGTTTTCGCACGAAATCACCAGCAGCGTCGAAGAAACAGCGCTCGCGGTGGAAGCGTTGGCTGCGGTGTTGTTGCAACTAAGATCTGTCGAAAACGACGGCGAACAACCGTTTCAACGGTCCAATTCCGGGGCTCAGGTGTTAGAAAAGGGCGTATCGTCCAGTAATCGAGTCGTTGAAGTGACTGGCGGTGAGCTTCCTGGCAAGCGAAACAACCTTGTCGGCGGGCAAGTGGTTGCCGCTGGGAACGAGCCGGTGATCGAGGCTATACTACGTGGAGTCGAATTCTTGGTGCAAAGTGTTCGCGACCGACGGCACGAGGTTGCTTGGCCGATTGGATTTTATTTCGCGAAGCTTTGGTACCACGAGCGGCTGTACCCATTGATTTTTGCGACGACCGCATTGGGGAAATTCCTGCGGGCAACGGAAACAGAAATCAATCATCACTGGCCAAAGTGA
- a CDS encoding beta-ketoacyl-[acyl-carrier-protein] synthase family protein produces MIAPNLASQLPDDQRIVITGIGLTSPNGNDWQTYREALLEKRSGVQPYEIRYFGKTLAGICDFDTRRYQTKKDVRRGTRAGSVGVYAANEALVHSGIDWEKVDKSRVGIYVGVTEHGNVETENEIYVIKGFDYDTSCWSHHHNPRTVANNPAGEIALNLGVTGPHYTIGAACAAGNAGLIQGAQMLRLNECDVAIAGGTSESIHTFGIFASFNSQNALANHDDPTKASRPFDVARSGIVVAEGGCLYTLERLSDAKRRGAEIYGELVGYAMNTDATDFVLPNPDRQAECVQMALKRAGLQPDQIDIVSTHATGTSSGDMQECKALRSVFGECENVRINNTKSYIGHAMGAAGALELAGNLPAFDDGVVHPTINVDELDENCALPGLVLNEAQEGRKVDYILNNSFGMLGINSVVIIGRV; encoded by the coding sequence GTGATCGCACCAAACCTCGCCTCGCAGCTTCCCGACGACCAGCGGATCGTCATCACCGGGATCGGACTGACGTCACCCAACGGCAACGATTGGCAGACTTATCGAGAGGCTTTGTTGGAGAAACGTAGCGGCGTCCAGCCCTATGAAATCCGTTACTTCGGCAAAACCTTGGCCGGGATCTGTGATTTTGATACACGTCGCTACCAGACCAAAAAAGACGTCCGTCGTGGCACCCGTGCCGGCAGTGTGGGGGTCTATGCGGCCAACGAGGCCCTCGTTCATTCGGGAATTGACTGGGAAAAAGTCGACAAGTCTCGCGTCGGAATCTACGTGGGCGTGACCGAACATGGAAACGTTGAAACGGAAAACGAAATCTACGTGATCAAAGGTTTCGACTACGACACGAGCTGCTGGTCCCACCACCACAACCCACGAACGGTCGCCAATAACCCGGCCGGGGAAATCGCGCTCAACCTTGGTGTGACGGGGCCTCACTACACCATCGGGGCGGCATGCGCCGCCGGAAACGCCGGGCTGATCCAGGGCGCCCAGATGCTACGATTGAATGAATGCGACGTGGCGATCGCCGGGGGGACCAGTGAGAGCATCCATACCTTCGGGATCTTCGCCAGCTTCAACAGTCAAAATGCGCTCGCGAACCACGATGACCCGACCAAGGCGTCGCGACCGTTTGATGTCGCCCGCAGCGGTATCGTGGTCGCCGAAGGTGGCTGCCTTTATACGCTTGAACGCCTCAGTGACGCCAAACGCCGGGGGGCAGAAATCTATGGTGAGCTGGTCGGTTACGCGATGAATACCGATGCGACCGATTTCGTGTTGCCCAATCCAGACCGACAAGCCGAATGCGTGCAGATGGCGCTCAAGCGAGCAGGCCTGCAACCCGACCAAATCGACATCGTTAGCACCCACGCGACGGGAACTAGTAGCGGTGATATGCAGGAATGCAAGGCCTTACGCAGTGTCTTTGGCGAATGCGAGAACGTTCGGATCAACAACACCAAGAGCTACATTGGCCACGCGATGGGTGCCGCAGGGGCACTTGAATTAGCCGGTAATCTTCCTGCATTCGACGATGGAGTGGTCCACCCGACGATCAACGTCGATGAACTCGACGAAAACTGTGCGCTGCCCGGCTTGGTGCTCAACGAAGCTCAAGAGGGCCGCAAAGTCGACTACATCCTGAACAACTCCTTTGGAATGTTGGGAATCAACTCGGTCGTCATCATCGGACGCGTTTAG
- the rsgA gene encoding ribosome small subunit-dependent GTPase A: MAKKRSKNKPSRVQFRKRYQGRVRDGDLTRQFNSGETESLADAVKNERVSGKGELTRKRTVAGANADRPTEADDKEDPTLISGRVICAHGLSNTVLADDGRRFDCAIRQVLKSISIEGRGTVVAGDRVRFRAESEDTGMIEFVAPRHGVISRQSRGQQHIIAANVDHLLIVTSAAEPSLKPALVDRFLLTAQQCGVNPVIVINKCDLIDCRKLQPLIGVYASLGYRVLLTSAERGINIEYLRELLRGKQTALSGQSGVGKSSLLNAVQPGLGLAVASVSQDNQKGRHTTTTSTLIPLQGDATGAVFDTPGIRQFQLWDITAEEVAGLMPDLRPHVGHCRYSNCLHLTEDDCAVKDAVADGKIDPRRYDSYCHLLEDDLLLSR, from the coding sequence ATGGCGAAGAAGCGGTCCAAGAACAAGCCGTCAAGAGTCCAGTTTCGCAAGCGTTATCAAGGACGCGTGCGTGACGGTGACTTGACCCGCCAGTTCAACTCCGGTGAAACCGAGTCGCTAGCCGATGCGGTAAAGAATGAACGGGTCAGTGGCAAAGGCGAGTTGACGCGTAAGAGAACCGTTGCCGGGGCGAACGCCGATCGTCCTACCGAAGCGGACGACAAAGAAGACCCCACTCTGATCTCAGGACGCGTTATTTGCGCCCATGGATTGAGTAATACCGTACTGGCCGACGATGGCCGACGATTCGATTGTGCCATTCGTCAAGTGCTCAAGTCGATCAGCATCGAAGGACGCGGCACGGTTGTCGCCGGTGACCGTGTTCGCTTTCGCGCCGAAAGCGAAGATACGGGCATGATCGAGTTTGTCGCCCCGCGTCATGGTGTCATCAGCCGTCAAAGTCGTGGTCAACAACACATCATCGCCGCCAACGTTGACCATTTACTGATCGTGACCAGCGCGGCAGAACCGTCGCTCAAACCGGCGCTCGTCGATCGGTTCTTGTTGACCGCACAACAATGTGGGGTCAACCCGGTCATCGTGATCAACAAGTGCGACCTGATTGACTGTCGAAAGTTACAGCCCTTGATCGGCGTGTACGCGTCGTTGGGCTACCGCGTGTTGTTGACCAGCGCCGAACGTGGCATCAACATCGAGTACTTACGGGAGCTCCTACGTGGCAAGCAGACCGCATTATCGGGGCAAAGTGGAGTCGGCAAAAGCAGCTTGCTCAATGCCGTTCAGCCAGGGCTTGGGCTGGCCGTTGCTTCGGTTAGCCAGGACAACCAGAAAGGCAGGCACACGACGACCACGTCAACGCTGATTCCACTGCAAGGTGACGCGACCGGTGCCGTCTTTGATACGCCAGGGATTCGGCAGTTCCAGCTTTGGGATATCACCGCCGAGGAAGTTGCCGGACTAATGCCAGACCTGAGACCCCATGTCGGTCATTGCCGCTATTCAAACTGCTTACACCTGACCGAAGACGACTGCGCCGTCAAAGACGCCGTTGCCGACGGCAAGATCGATCCACGACGCTACGATTCGTATTGCCATTTGCTCGAAGACGATTTATTGCTGTCGCGATAG
- a CDS encoding WD40 repeat domain-containing serine/threonine protein kinase, whose translation MSVSTCPPRDVLEALVNGQLKGDLLASTTEHVGYCIDCQFVIEQIAIGELKQEVDVPIEALVGQDVTAPPPSDSAYWKAVHRVSRQFDPNPVADHEGVDHGDPASSDESYVAPIHDTSVEVKKATGSEQTNDSDPGPTVETPAVPNLSFLRPSDDPAYIGRLNHFEIARVIGRGGMGIVLEAFDTHLHRTVAIKVLNPEYDKNELARKRFCREARAAAAISHEHVVAMHNVAKEDDGGLAFLVMQYIEGETLEKRLADSKPLPQNEAARIAMQIAAGLAAAHERDMVHRDIKPANILLEQKTTRVKLTDFGLARATDDVRLTKTGMVTGTPLYMSPEQATGGTTDERSDLFSLGAVMYEMTTGTSPFEAPSIVGVMKRIMDETPAAPSKLNPAINSTLSELIMALLEKNPARRPESAAFVAETLAEIVSSLAPISPLQVPSIGSTTARKLRGSGTHRLVSRNTLRAAWAAGLVGVASLILAVGFWLNGGEVAPDRVSQDFPSVVLPGNPGTVWSVDFDPIGERVATAIEDGSVRLWDVKTQKVLRSFEAHRGIAWTIQFHPTKRLVATSGDDGMVKLWDADSLEPVHEWKASSSVRKVAFSPDGDKVVAGDRDGLVHIWSIETGDEILTTSQEGSIFSVAWSGDGRLIATVGSDKEVRVYDAETLESRQTMHGHPGPIYDVEFAPKDSLLATVGWGKSLFMWNTATGEKEYSLTDESGGDNWSVSFCADGSHAVVGGNDGTCRIWDLDTKELISSLSGHESAVHDVSLDQSRYQIATSGRDGTVRVWNLAGIDK comes from the coding sequence ATGAGTGTCTCCACTTGTCCTCCGCGTGATGTGCTCGAAGCTCTCGTCAACGGCCAGCTCAAAGGCGACTTGTTGGCAAGCACAACCGAACACGTTGGGTACTGCATCGATTGCCAATTTGTGATCGAGCAAATCGCGATCGGCGAATTGAAACAGGAAGTTGATGTGCCGATCGAAGCTTTGGTCGGCCAGGATGTGACTGCCCCTCCGCCAAGTGACTCGGCGTACTGGAAGGCGGTCCATCGTGTGTCGCGTCAATTTGACCCCAACCCCGTCGCCGATCACGAGGGTGTCGATCACGGGGATCCCGCATCGAGCGACGAGTCCTACGTCGCGCCGATTCACGACACTTCGGTCGAAGTCAAAAAGGCGACGGGTTCAGAGCAAACGAACGATTCTGATCCCGGACCGACGGTTGAAACTCCGGCAGTCCCCAATCTTTCATTTCTTAGGCCTTCCGACGATCCAGCTTACATTGGACGGTTGAATCATTTCGAAATCGCCCGGGTGATCGGTCGCGGCGGAATGGGAATCGTGCTCGAAGCGTTTGATACCCACCTGCACCGGACGGTCGCCATCAAGGTGCTTAATCCGGAGTACGACAAGAACGAGTTGGCACGCAAGCGGTTTTGCCGCGAAGCACGTGCTGCCGCCGCAATCTCTCACGAACACGTCGTGGCGATGCATAATGTCGCCAAAGAAGACGATGGCGGCTTGGCATTCTTGGTGATGCAATACATCGAAGGCGAAACACTTGAGAAACGCCTGGCGGATTCCAAGCCATTGCCGCAGAACGAGGCCGCTCGGATCGCCATGCAAATCGCCGCCGGCTTGGCCGCCGCCCATGAACGCGACATGGTTCATCGGGACATCAAACCTGCCAACATCTTGCTGGAACAAAAAACGACCCGCGTCAAGCTGACCGATTTTGGATTGGCCCGCGCCACCGACGATGTTCGCTTGACCAAGACCGGCATGGTGACCGGCACGCCGCTGTATATGTCGCCCGAGCAAGCGACCGGGGGAACCACCGACGAGCGTAGTGATCTGTTTTCGCTCGGTGCGGTGATGTATGAAATGACGACCGGTACGTCACCTTTCGAAGCGCCTTCGATCGTTGGCGTGATGAAGCGAATTATGGACGAAACGCCGGCGGCGCCATCGAAGCTGAACCCCGCTATCAATTCGACACTCTCTGAATTGATCATGGCGCTGTTGGAGAAAAACCCAGCTCGGCGGCCTGAGTCTGCGGCGTTTGTCGCCGAGACTTTAGCGGAGATCGTGTCGTCACTGGCGCCCATTTCGCCGCTGCAGGTCCCGTCCATTGGTTCGACGACAGCAAGGAAACTTCGTGGCAGTGGGACGCACCGATTGGTCTCTCGGAACACGCTTCGTGCCGCCTGGGCAGCCGGGTTAGTAGGCGTTGCGAGTTTGATTTTGGCCGTTGGTTTTTGGCTTAACGGTGGTGAAGTGGCACCCGATCGCGTCAGCCAAGATTTTCCATCTGTGGTGCTGCCCGGGAATCCTGGTACCGTTTGGTCGGTTGACTTCGATCCCATCGGTGAGCGTGTTGCGACAGCCATTGAAGACGGCAGCGTGCGGCTGTGGGATGTGAAAACTCAAAAGGTCCTACGCAGCTTTGAAGCTCATCGCGGCATCGCCTGGACGATTCAGTTCCACCCCACCAAACGCTTGGTCGCGACCAGCGGAGACGATGGTATGGTCAAGCTCTGGGATGCCGATTCGCTTGAACCGGTCCATGAATGGAAAGCCAGTTCGTCGGTCCGCAAAGTAGCCTTTTCACCAGACGGGGATAAAGTCGTTGCCGGTGACCGGGATGGATTGGTTCACATCTGGAGTATCGAAACCGGCGACGAGATCCTGACGACGTCGCAAGAAGGTTCAATCTTCTCCGTGGCTTGGTCGGGTGACGGGCGGCTAATCGCAACCGTCGGAAGCGACAAGGAAGTTCGTGTTTATGATGCCGAGACGTTGGAAAGCCGTCAAACTATGCACGGCCATCCCGGCCCGATCTACGACGTCGAATTCGCTCCCAAGGATAGTTTGCTTGCCACGGTTGGATGGGGAAAGTCATTGTTCATGTGGAATACCGCGACCGGTGAAAAGGAGTACTCACTGACCGATGAGTCCGGCGGTGACAATTGGAGCGTTTCGTTTTGTGCCGATGGAAGCCATGCGGTCGTCGGCGGCAATGACGGAACCTGCCGAATTTGGGACCTCGATACGAAAGAGCTAATTTCGTCACTCAGCGGTCACGAGTCCGCTGTCCACGATGTTTCGCTCGACCAAAGTCGGTACCAAATTGCTACCAGTGGCCGCGACGGTACCGTGCGAGTCTGGAATCTCGCCGGGATCGACAAGTAG
- a CDS encoding phytoene desaturase family protein, translated as MIESAGNQHYDTIIIGAGMSGLAAGIRLAHYDQRVCILERHYTIGGLNSFYRMGGRDYDVGLHAMTNFARKGSKKGPLAKLIRQLRFSWEDFKLAEQVGSSIRFPGVSLDFSNDAELLENEVAERFPTQIDGYRSLCQSLLDYSDMDGGDERFMRSARDVMGEHLSDPLLIEMLLCPLMWYGNAREDDMDFGQFCIMFRACYLEGFGRPFKGVRVILKNLVRKFRGLGGELKLRSGVSKIHVENGRAVGVVLDNGTELTANRILSSAGNVETMRLCDDITEVEVAKAGKLSFIESISILDRMPKSFGFDRTIVFYNDSDTFHWKRPDDALCDARTGVICSPNNYIYEPDEGELPDGVIRITTLANHDQWCALPEDHYAAEKVRQYDAAVNSSVRFMPDFRQYVVDTDVFTPKTIRRFTWHDNGAVYGAPDKQLDGTTHLPNVFLCGTDQGFVGIVGAIVSGISMANRHCLMP; from the coding sequence GTGATCGAATCCGCCGGCAATCAGCACTACGATACGATCATCATCGGGGCTGGCATGAGTGGGCTAGCCGCAGGCATCCGGCTGGCCCATTACGACCAACGGGTTTGCATTCTCGAACGCCACTACACCATTGGCGGTTTGAACTCGTTCTATCGCATGGGCGGACGTGACTACGACGTTGGCCTTCACGCGATGACGAACTTCGCCCGCAAGGGATCGAAGAAAGGGCCGCTGGCAAAACTGATTCGGCAGTTGCGATTTAGCTGGGAAGATTTCAAGCTTGCCGAACAGGTTGGTTCGTCGATTCGCTTTCCCGGTGTCTCGCTGGACTTCAGCAACGACGCCGAGCTTCTTGAGAACGAGGTCGCCGAACGCTTTCCCACACAGATCGATGGCTACCGTTCGCTGTGTCAGTCACTGTTGGACTATTCGGACATGGACGGCGGTGACGAGCGTTTTATGCGGTCGGCTCGCGACGTCATGGGTGAACATCTCAGCGATCCGCTGCTGATCGAAATGCTGCTCTGCCCACTGATGTGGTACGGAAACGCCCGCGAAGACGACATGGACTTCGGGCAGTTCTGCATCATGTTTCGCGCCTGCTATCTGGAAGGATTCGGACGGCCATTCAAAGGCGTACGCGTCATTTTGAAGAATCTTGTTCGTAAATTCCGAGGCCTCGGCGGCGAACTTAAATTACGTAGCGGTGTCTCTAAGATTCATGTCGAAAACGGTCGTGCCGTCGGCGTCGTCTTGGACAATGGCACAGAACTGACCGCCAATCGAATCCTGTCGTCTGCCGGAAATGTCGAAACGATGCGGTTGTGCGACGACATTACCGAGGTTGAAGTCGCCAAGGCGGGCAAACTGTCGTTCATCGAGTCGATTTCGATTTTAGATCGGATGCCAAAGTCATTCGGGTTTGATCGCACAATCGTGTTCTACAATGACAGCGATACATTTCACTGGAAACGTCCCGACGATGCTCTTTGCGATGCACGAACCGGTGTGATTTGCTCACCCAACAATTACATCTACGAGCCCGACGAAGGCGAATTGCCCGATGGCGTCATCCGGATCACAACGCTTGCCAACCACGATCAGTGGTGCGCCCTGCCGGAAGACCACTACGCCGCCGAGAAAGTTCGCCAGTACGACGCGGCCGTAAATTCATCGGTTCGCTTTATGCCCGATTTTCGTCAGTATGTAGTCGATACCGATGTCTTCACCCCGAAAACCATTCGGCGATTTACGTGGCATGACAACGGTGCCGTCTACGGTGCACCCGACAAGCAGCTTGACGGAACCACACACTTGCCTAACGTATTTTTGTGCGGGACCGATCAAGGATTTGTTGGGATCGTCGGGGCTATCGTCAGTGGGATCAGCATGGCCAATCGCCACTGCCTGATGCCGTAA
- a CDS encoding RNA polymerase sigma factor, whose protein sequence is MTDSPVTRATLLMRLRDANDYEAWEDFLRDYGPMLYRFVRSRGLQDADAADIVQDVFRRVGMAIGKLEYDKEKGGFRAWLFTITRNRLYTYFEKQKKTAGNTANDTAQLELLSQAADERNELAEQWELEHLRSLAASAMSRVEENSDPKTWSAFRITAVEGRSAAEAAEELSMTTGAIYVAKSRVTARLRAEIKKLQQEEGDLA, encoded by the coding sequence GTGACCGACTCCCCAGTCACACGCGCGACGCTGTTGATGCGATTGCGCGATGCGAATGATTATGAAGCGTGGGAAGACTTCCTGCGCGATTACGGCCCGATGTTGTACCGGTTTGTACGCAGTCGGGGCCTACAGGATGCCGATGCTGCAGACATCGTTCAGGACGTGTTTCGACGCGTGGGGATGGCAATCGGAAAATTGGAATACGACAAAGAGAAGGGTGGGTTTCGGGCGTGGTTATTCACAATCACTCGCAATCGCCTGTACACCTACTTCGAAAAACAAAAGAAGACGGCCGGCAATACGGCCAACGACACGGCACAACTTGAATTGCTCTCCCAGGCGGCGGACGAGCGAAACGAGTTGGCTGAGCAATGGGAGCTCGAGCATTTGCGGTCGTTGGCGGCATCGGCAATGAGCCGAGTCGAGGAAAACTCCGACCCCAAGACTTGGTCGGCCTTCCGAATCACTGCGGTCGAAGGACGTTCGGCGGCCGAGGCGGCAGAGGAGTTATCGATGACGACGGGGGCGATTTATGTGGCCAAGAGTCGCGTGACGGCTCGCTTGCGTGCCGAAATTAAGAAACTGCAACAAGAGGAAGGGGACTTAGCATGA